Proteins from one Ricinus communis isolate WT05 ecotype wild-type chromosome 9, ASM1957865v1, whole genome shotgun sequence genomic window:
- the LOC8268054 gene encoding heme-binding protein 2, with the protein MANLFKKLSLLLFSFMSSANFGIWNEPNNNGDNVKSIGTYPPTCNRIECPLYDVIEVGNGYEIRSYNSTAWMSTSSIQDISLVDATRTGFLQLFDYIQGKNSYGQQIEMTAPVITEVLPSDGPFCESSFTVSFYIPKENQANPPPAKGLHVQRWKQTYAAVRQFSGFVTDSNVGEEAAALQASIADTKWAAAIEKSHDAADRTTSVYTVAQYNSPFEFDSRVNEIWMLFDVDEL; encoded by the exons ATGGCTAACCTTTTCAAAAAGCTATCCCTTCTCTTGTTCAGTTTTATGTCCAGTGCAAATTTTGGTATCTGGAATGAACCCAACAACAATGGTGATAATGTTAAGAGCATAGGGACGTACCCACCAACATGTAACCGTATAGAGTGTCCATTGTATGATGTTATTGAAGTTGGTAATGGGTATGAGATTCGTAGCTACAACTCTACAGCATGGATGTCAACTTCTTCTATCCAAGACATCTCACTTGTTGATGCTACCAGAACTGGTTTCTTACA GCTATTTGACTACATTCAAGGGAAGAATAGTTATGGACAACAAATAGAGATGACTGCTCCAGTGATCACTGAAGTTTTGCCAAGCGACGGACCCTTCTGTGAATCCTCATTCACTGTCAGTTTCTACATTCCGAAAGAGAACCAAGCAAACCCACCTCCAGCAAAAGGACTCCACGTTCAAAGATGGAAACAAACATATGCAGCAGTAAGACAGTTCAGTGGATTTGTCACTGACTCCAACGTGGGAGAGGAAGCTGCAGCCTTGCAAGCAAGCATTGCAGATACCAAATGGGCTGCTGCAATTGAGAAAAGTCATGATGCTGCTGATCGTACCACTTCTGTATATACTGTTGCTCAGTACAATTCTCCATTTGAATTTGACAGCAGAGTTAATGAGATATGGATGTTGTTTGATGTTGATGAACTATGA